A window of the Balaenoptera acutorostrata chromosome 13, mBalAcu1.1, whole genome shotgun sequence genome harbors these coding sequences:
- the FICD gene encoding protein adenylyltransferase FICD has protein sequence MTLMSMASVMAVTEPKWVSVWGRFLWVILLSMVLGSLLALLLPLGAMEEQCLAVFKGFYLLRSKLDRTQPAITKCTSPSTELSVTSRDAAPLVVKTKASPANKLEAKAALNQALEMKRQGKREKAHKLFLHALSMDPGFVDALNEFGIFSEEDRDIIQADYLYTRALTIAPHHKKALVNRDRTLPLVEEIDQRYFSIIDSKVKKVMSIPKGNSALRRVMEETYYHHIYHTVAIEGNTLTLSEIRHILETRYAVPGKSLEEQNEVIGMHAAMKYVNTTLLSRIGSVSIGDVLEIHRRVLGYVDPVEAGRFRTTQVLVGHHVPPHPQEVEKQMQEFTQWLNSEDAMNLHPVEFAALAHYKLVYIHPFIDGNGRTSRLLMNLILMQAGYPPITVRKEQRSEYYHVLEVANEGDVRPFIRFIAKCTETTLDTLLFATTEYPVALPEARPNHSRFKETLPVKP, from the exons ATGACACTCATGTCGATGGCTTCAGTGATGGCGGTGACTGAACCAAAATGGGTCTCAGTCTGGGGCCGCTTCCTGTGGGTGATACTGCTGAGCATGGTGCTGGGCTCCCTGCTGGCCCTGCTGCTGCCGCTGGGGGCCATGGAGGAGCAGTGTCTGGCTGTGTTCAAAGGCTTCTACCTGCTCAGGAGCAAGTTGGACAGGACCCAGCCTGCCATCACCAAGTGCACCAGCCCGTCCACGGAGCTCAGTGTCACCTCCAGGGATGCAGCACCGCTGGTGGTCAAGACCAAGGCCTCTCCAG CCAACAAGTTAGAAGCCAAAGCAGCTTTGAACCAAGCCCTGGAAATGAAACGCCAGGGCAAGCGGGAGAAAGCCCACAAGCTCTTCCTGCATGCCCTCAGCATGGACCCGGGCTTCGTGGACGCGCTTAATGAGTTCGGCATCTTCTCAGAAGAGGACAGGGACATCATCCAGGCTGACTACCTGTACACCAGAGCGCTGACCATCGCGCCCCACCACAAGAAGGCGCTGGTCAACCGCGACCGCACGCTGCCGCTGGTGGAGGAGATCGACCAGCGGTACTTCAGCATCATCGACAGCAAAGTGAAGAAGGTCATGTCCATCCCCAAGGGCAACTCGGCACTGCGCCGGGTCATGGAGGAGACGTACTACCACCACATCTACCATACAGTGGCCATCGAGGGCAACACTCTCACCCTCTCAGAGATCAGGCACATCCTGGAGACCCGCTACGCCGTGCCAGGGAAGAGCCTGGAGGAGCAGAATGAGGTCATCGGCATGCACGCGGCCATGAAGTATGTCAACACGACGCTGCTCTCCCGCATCGGCTCTGTCAGCATCGGCGACGTGCTGGAGATCCACCGGCGGGTGCTGGGGTACGTGGATCCCGTGGAAGCCGGCCGCTTCCGCACGACACAGGTCCTGGTGGGCCACCACGTCCCGCCCCACCCTCAGGAGGTGGAGAAGCAGATGCAGGAGTTCACCCAGTGGCTCAACTCAGAGGACGCTATGAACCTGCACCCAGTGGAGTTTGCGGCCCTGGCACACTATAAACTCGTCTACATCCACCCCTTCATCGACGGCAACGGAAGGACCTCGCGCCTGCTCATGAACCTCATCCTCATGCAGGCGGGCTACCCGCCCATCACCGTCCGCAAGGAGCAGAGGTCCGAGTACTACCACGTGCTGGAGGTGGCCAACGAAGGCGACGTGAGGCCGTTCATCCGCTTCATTGCCAAGTGCACGGAGACCACCCTGGACACCCTGCTCTTTGCCACCACGGAGTACCCTGTGGCACTGCCAGAGGCCAGACCCAACCACTCTAGGTTCAAGGAGACGCTGCCTGTGAAGCCCTAA